The sequence GCCCGCCTCGTTCTGGATGCGCACGAAGAGGGCCCGGTCGAGCGTGAGCTGCACGCTGAGCTGGCCGGGCGGGCTGGCCCCCTCGTGGTCGCGCGTGATGAGCGCCTTGTCGGCGCCTTCATCCGCGGGGAAGCGGAACCAGAAGTCGAGCGAGCCCTCCGCCAGCGCGTAGCGCGGATCGGCGGGGATCCGGAGCCGCGGGTCGCCCACGTCGGGGAAGCGGAGCCCCTCGCCGCATCGCTCCGCGCCGACGTCGAAGACGAAGTCGGCCGCGCTCGGCGACGGGATCATCGCCGCGCCCGAGACCCGATCGACGAGGCCGCCTTCGTCGAAGTCCCACAGCGCGACCACGTCCGGGTCGGCGACGGTGCAGAGCGGCTCGGCGCCCGGCCGCACGCGGCAGCCCGAGTCCGGATCGCAGTACTCCTCCACCGCGCACTCACCGGGAAAGGCAAAGCAACTCCCACTGACACACGCCGCGCTCGCGCACGCGCCCGGCGCCGCGCAGTCCGCGTCCGCCGTGCACTCCGCCTCGGCGGGGCAGGCGGCGTCCTCCGCCGAGCACTCGGGGTCGACGCAGCGCGCGCCGAGGCAGGCGCCGACCCCGGGATCGTCGCAGGTGACCCCTGCGCAGTCGCGCGTGATCAGCACGGTGACCGCGTTGGCGGCCGAGCGCAGCGACACCACCGTGAGCTGGCGGGCGACCTCCGACCCGTCGGGGCCGAGCACCTCGGTCTCGAGCGTCGCGACGGCGCCGGCCGGGAGGTCCGTCAACTCCGCGACCCGCGCCCCCGTCGCGTACGTGTCCCCGGCCTCCACGCGCGCGCTGTCGGTCGCGACCTCCATGCCGTCGACGAGGAGGCGGGTCCGCACCGTCGTCATCTCGATCTCGGGGACCAGGTCGGTCCGCAGGTCGACCGCCAGGAGCGCGCGGCTGCTGCACGCGGAGAGCAGCGACACGAGGACGTAGCCGATGGCCGCGCTCCGCATACCCGTCGAGCATACGGCATGGCGGCTCGCGAAGCGTCGAGATCACGCCAGGGCGCGGCTCGAGAAGCTCCTGGCGGACGAGGGAGAATCTGGCGCCGTCGTAGCCGACGGCGACCAAGCCCTCGACCTACGCGCAGGAGGTGATGAGGCTGCTCCACTCGTCTAGCGGGCCACCGCACTTCGGGGTAACGTGCGGCCGTGAGTTCTTCCGCCAAGAAGCTGCTAGACGAGGCTCTCACGCTCCCCGAAGCTGACCGGCGACGGCTGGCTGAGGCCTTGTTGGACAGCGTCCCGCGTCGCGACGCGGCCTCTACCCGTCGCGCATGGGTCCAGGAAGCCCGGCGGCGGGCCGAAGCGGACCAGGGAGAGTCTGTCGACCTCGATACCGCGTTCGCGGACTCGAGGGCGCAGCTCCGTTCTTCGAGCTCGCGTTGACGCGGCTGCGGCGCATTCGCCACGAGGCGATGATCGAGATCGCCGACGCCGCCCAGTGGTACGAGGAACAGCGCCCTGGCCTGGGTGCCGAGCTACTGGACGAGCTGGAGAGCACGATCCGGGAGGCTCTCGAGCACCTGAAAACCAGCGCTGAACAGGGCGGGGCTGCTCGATCCGCCTCGATCGGTCCGTCGCCAGCTCGCGCCTCGACTCGGTGTCTCTGCTACGCTTCGGCCATGTCCGCGCAGATCACGATGGAGGAGCTTGAAGCCGCCATGGCCGCGGCGGTCGATGAGGACGGGAACGACATTCGCCTCGCCGCTGCCGTCGCGCGCATGACCCCCGAGCAGCGCCGCCAGTCTGACGAGAACATCCGCAAGTGGGCGACCGCCTTCGAGGCCGGGCGACGCAAGCTCCGCGATGCTTCCGACGACGTTCCGGCCTGACGCAATTCTCGAGTGCCTCCTCGATAATGAGGTCCGCTTCATCGTCATCGGGGGCCTCGCGGCCTTCGCGCAGGGCGCAGGCTGGCCAACGCAGGATGCGGACATCGTCGTCGACTGCGCCGAAGGTAATCTGCGGCGCCTCCTGATCGCCCTCAGCGAGCTGGAAGCCGAGTACGACACACTGC is a genomic window of Sandaracinaceae bacterium containing:
- a CDS encoding LamG-like jellyroll fold domain-containing protein is translated as MRSAAIGYVLVSLLSACSSRALLAVDLRTDLVPEIEMTTVRTRLLVDGMEVATDSARVEAGDTYATGARVAELTDLPAGAVATLETEVLGPDGSEVARQLTVVSLRSAANAVTVLITRDCAGVTCDDPGVGACLGARCVDPECSAEDAACPAEAECTADADCAAPGACASAACVSGSCFAFPGECAVEEYCDPDSGCRVRPGAEPLCTVADPDVVALWDFDEGGLVDRVSGAAMIPSPSAADFVFDVGAERCGEGLRFPDVGDPRLRIPADPRYALAEGSLDFWFRFPADEGADKALITRDHEGASPPGQLSVQLTLDRALFVRIQNEAGGHVRCSAVGVAPDVWHHVGVNWGPGGFEAWLDGAVVDEAGEARVLDPDAGERLIPCGSGVNEAGLDGAGAELDWWVGINNGYSPAGTADRQIAPFLGGALDHLRLSRVRRDFSVFR